In Juglans microcarpa x Juglans regia isolate MS1-56 chromosome 8D, Jm3101_v1.0, whole genome shotgun sequence, the following are encoded in one genomic region:
- the LOC121242191 gene encoding uncharacterized protein LOC121242191: MVKPFSRNTRLENHSDEPLKVHVTEDGIFQCDDRFLIIQPGEHRYMCYADLRIEYKGGRLVEVLFYVGDRQTRRILTSQIRDHEKIIFFKREDGTIAHSLIRGSMIQMNGIVISMKDAVRKIKSWLN; the protein is encoded by the exons ATGGTGAAACCTTTCTCGAGAAACACCAGACTCGAGAACCATTCTGACGAACCACTGAAGGTTCATGTGACAGAGGATGGCATATTTCAATGCGATGACAGATTTCTAATAATCCAACCGGGTGAGCACAGGTACATGTGCTACGCCGATTTGAGGATTGAATACAAAGGTGGACGCCTAGTAGAAGTGCTTTTTTACGTCGGAGACCGGCAGACGAGACGTATATTGACATCGCAGATAAGGGATCATGAGAAAATCATATTCTTCAAACGCGAGGATGGAACCATCGCCCACAGTCTTATCAGGGGGAGTATGATCCAGATGAACGG GATAGTTATCTCGATGAAAGACGCGGTGAGAAAGATCAAGTCATGGCTGAATTAG